The Filimonas lacunae genomic sequence GCCGGTGCAGTTTAAAAGCCCTGAATATAGCAATGGTAAAGAGCGTGTAGATGCTATCAGCATTTCTGCTTCTAAAGACAAAGATGGTAAGGTGCATGTAACCCTTTCTAACTGCGATCCTACCAAAAAGATAGACGTGAACCTTCAGTTAAGCGGTTATAGCTTTAAATCGGTGGACGGTCGTATCCTTACTTCCGCCAAATACACAGATGTCAACTCTTTTGACCAGCCGGATAAAATTAAGCCTGTTGCTTTTAAAGGAGCCTCTGTATCTGGTAGCACGGTAAGTGTACAAATGCCTGCATTATCTGCTGTGGTATTGGAATTGAAATAGAAAATAGGTTAATTTGAAGCATTAAATAATAATAAGCTATATGAAGAAACTATTTCGTATATCAGTTGTCGTGCTGGCATTTACCGGTTTATTAGCCGGATGCGGTGGCGATGCTGGTAAAAAAGAAGAATCAGGTGTTAAAGCAGGAATTGCCAAAGCAGACTGGGGGCAGGTGGATGGTGCACCTGTATACTTGTATACCCTTACCAATAAGGAAGGGGTGCAGGTGAAAATTTCCAACTACGGTGGAACAGTTACCTCCTGGATAGCACCGGATAAAAACGGCAACAAATCCAGCATAGTGGTGGGTTTTGACAGCTTATCGGGTTACCTGGCCAAGCCGCCTTATTTTGGCGCTATCATTGGCCGTTATGGCAACCGTATAGCCAATGGTCAGTTTAAAATTGGCAGTGATGCCTATAAGCTGGCTACCAACGATGGTAAAAACCATTTACATGGTGGCAATAAAGGTTTTGATAAAGTGGTATGGACTGGTACGGTAATATCGGACAGCATCCCTACTTTAATATTAACCTATTTAAGCAAGGATGGTGAAGAAGGTTACCCAGGCAACTTAAAAGTAATTGTGAAGTATACCCTGACAGACGATGACGAGCTGAAAATTGAGTATACAGCCGATACGGATAAACCAACCCCGGTAAACCTTACCAACCACAGCTACTTTAATCTGAGCGGTGATGTGGCGAACACTATCGAGAACCACGGTTTGCAGATTGATGCTGCGAACTACACTCCGGTAGACAGCACCTTAATCACCACCGGTGAAATTAAGCCGGTAGCCGGTACTCCTTTCGACTTTACTGTGAAGCAAAAGATCGGGGGCCGCATTAATGATGTGCCAGGTGGTTACGATCACAACTATGTGCTGAACAAGAAAGGCGACAGCACCCAGCTGCAACTGGCTGCTATTTTAAGCGACAGTTTAAGTGGCAGAAGCCTGGAGGTATACACTACTGAGCCTGGCCTGCAGTTTTATTCAGGCAATTTCCTGGATGGCACTTTTACTGCTGCCAACGGAAGCAAAATAAACAAGCATACTGCTTTATGCCTGGAAACACAACATTTTCCGGATTCTCCTAACAAAATTGAGTTTCCTACCACTATCTTAAAGCCAGGTGAGAAGTATCATACTTTCACTACTTACAAACTGGTGTTAGGCAAGCAATAGGGGATACCTTCCATACTTCTTTTTTTTCAGAGGGTAACAGCAAACTATTGCTGTTACCTTTTTTTATGGGTGTTATATTTGAGCATTAAAACAGCAAGGATATGATACAACCAAAGGCATTTTTGTTTGACATGAACGGGACGATGATTGATGATATGTTTTATCATGGCCTTGCCTGGTTTGATGTGCTTACGAATGATGTAAAGGCCAACTTTACCAGGGCAGAGGTGGATAAGCAGATGTATGGCAAGAACGAGGAAGTATTAGACCGGCTATTTGGTAAAGGACGTTTTAGTGTCGAAGAGGTAAGTGCGTTAAGTGTAGAAAAAGAAAAAAGATACCAGGCGGCTTACAAACCGCATCTGAAACTGATAAACGGGCTGGATGCTTTTTTGAAAAAGGCAAAGGCGCACGATATAGCTATGGCCATTGGCACGGCTGCTATTTCTTTTAATGTAGATTTTACGCTGGATAACCTGGATATCAGGCGG encodes the following:
- a CDS encoding aldose epimerase family protein; translated protein: MKKLFRISVVVLAFTGLLAGCGGDAGKKEESGVKAGIAKADWGQVDGAPVYLYTLTNKEGVQVKISNYGGTVTSWIAPDKNGNKSSIVVGFDSLSGYLAKPPYFGAIIGRYGNRIANGQFKIGSDAYKLATNDGKNHLHGGNKGFDKVVWTGTVISDSIPTLILTYLSKDGEEGYPGNLKVIVKYTLTDDDELKIEYTADTDKPTPVNLTNHSYFNLSGDVANTIENHGLQIDAANYTPVDSTLITTGEIKPVAGTPFDFTVKQKIGGRINDVPGGYDHNYVLNKKGDSTQLQLAAILSDSLSGRSLEVYTTEPGLQFYSGNFLDGTFTAANGSKINKHTALCLETQHFPDSPNKIEFPTTILKPGEKYHTFTTYKLVLGKQ
- a CDS encoding HAD family hydrolase — translated: MIQPKAFLFDMNGTMIDDMFYHGLAWFDVLTNDVKANFTRAEVDKQMYGKNEEVLDRLFGKGRFSVEEVSALSVEKEKRYQAAYKPHLKLINGLDAFLKKAKAHDIAMAIGTAAISFNVDFTLDNLDIRRYFEVIVSADDVSTSKPHPETFTKCADLLKVPYLDCVVFEDAPKGVEAALNAGMKAVVITTMHPAHEFAAYPNVITCVADYTDPKLNALFQQ